One genomic segment of Bacillus sp. 2205SS5-2 includes these proteins:
- a CDS encoding 5-methylcytosine restriction system specificity protein McrC, with amino-acid sequence MTLSENPSRIPIKNIYYMLTYAWSHPHEKNFISVLRKDEKSLINLLSKVLIIKVKALIKKGFYKEYIQTQDESGIIRGKILFKESLQTFSRRRGKMHILEDNMTHDFLHNQVIKTILYHLSMQKQLEKEYRDEITKVLPFFSGISLIKISSNLFKEFSLHRNNQHYQFLLNICQFIWENTLLHEWEAEQLFQDFSREHQKMAKLFEDFVKNFYRKEIKGSKAKSDILHWPAEGKDKELLPKMTTDISLEFENRKIIIDTKFYKDIFSQHWEKETVRSAHLYQMFSYLKNDEYFTGKKAIGILLYPKVYKEIDLNYEMHGFGIRVCTLDLNQSWEGIHERLLGIVG; translated from the coding sequence ATGACCTTATCCGAAAATCCTAGCAGGATCCCGATTAAAAACATTTACTATATGCTTACCTATGCTTGGAGCCATCCTCATGAAAAGAACTTCATTTCTGTATTGAGGAAAGATGAAAAAAGCCTGATCAATCTCCTAAGCAAGGTGTTGATTATAAAAGTAAAAGCCCTTATTAAAAAGGGCTTTTACAAAGAATACATCCAGACTCAAGATGAATCAGGCATCATCCGGGGGAAAATCCTTTTCAAGGAATCCCTCCAAACCTTCTCCCGTAGAAGAGGGAAGATGCATATTCTTGAAGACAATATGACTCACGACTTTTTGCATAATCAAGTGATCAAAACCATTTTGTATCACTTATCAATGCAGAAGCAACTAGAGAAGGAGTATCGGGATGAAATCACAAAGGTACTCCCCTTTTTCAGTGGCATTTCTCTAATAAAGATCTCAAGCAACTTATTTAAGGAATTTAGTCTTCACCGGAATAATCAGCACTATCAGTTTCTACTAAACATTTGCCAGTTTATCTGGGAAAATACCTTGCTTCATGAATGGGAAGCTGAACAACTCTTTCAGGACTTCTCTCGTGAACATCAAAAAATGGCGAAACTGTTTGAGGACTTTGTGAAGAATTTTTATCGAAAAGAAATAAAAGGATCGAAAGCAAAGAGTGATATACTCCATTGGCCGGCTGAAGGAAAGGACAAAGAGCTTCTACCAAAGATGACGACGGACATTTCTTTAGAATTTGAAAATAGAAAAATCATAATCGATACCAAATTTTACAAAGACATATTCTCTCAGCATTGGGAAAAGGAGACCGTTCGCAGTGCACATTTGTACCAAATGTTCTCGTATCTAAAGAATGATGAATATTTTACTGGGAAGAAAGCGATTGGTATCCTTTTATACCCAAAAGTTTATAAGGAAATCGATTTGAATTATGAAATGCATGGGTTTGGTATTAGAGTCTGCACGTTGGATTTGAACCAGTCTTGGGAAGGGATTCATGAGAGGTTGTTAGGGATTGTTGGTTAG